Genomic segment of Apium graveolens cultivar Ventura chromosome 7, ASM990537v1, whole genome shotgun sequence:
tagtcagtgtctgaagcaataaagttgaggcaagcttaacaatgtaatcaaggctataatacgaagacctgaatcggggttagtcgtctgtgaaccagaccagttgcactaggcatcaacaactcgtgaaaggaatctaggtattatttttagaaggattgttaagttgaggaatgTACTTGGATTAAacatttatatgttaaagtacgagaagaggtgcgcggggtatacagttaaacagctcaggggattggcggaactcaaagtttaattgttaaatttaataaattatttaatggactttaatataatttatttaataaacttaaaatgatttatcttatacactttaaataagtttattttataaatctatattagtttatttatataagttatatctaagttaattttataagttaatttaattacaatttaaacttaaaaagaaaaagaaaacaaatataataaaaaaacaaaacaaaaaaaaataaaaaaagaaaataaaaaaaggaaaaggaaaacaaaacaaaaaaaaagaaaataaaataaaaagcaaaaagaaaatgaaaaaaaaagaaagaataaAAAGTTAACCAAGGGTGGTATTCCCTAGTCGCCACAGAAGGTGACTTGATTTTAAATACTAAGTACATGTACTTGTACCTACCTTGTCGCCACACAGGAGTTAGTGTAAGTTTGTTTTGgtttacacttatatatatacTAGTACACTCTTGTCGCCACAGGCATAGTTACTCCCTCCCTCTATTGTCGCCACAAAGGTTTTGATAAGGTTGTCTCCACAGAAGCTTctctctcctcagccacacattttattgGATAAAGTCTACATTTTGTAGCAGAAGAAaagagccattcattttttatgttcatcttctctcccaaaaagagaagtgaaaatggcagcattgatttacagagaagctcaagctttttgtatatccgtttaacttctcaccagagtaacgttataatgcccaaTTTAATTCTtttatattcataggggcattataatcgttatccggtaattaaatccttagacaaataaaagttagatcattatatatgatttgatttgtaactctttgtagaagctaggaactttgtttttcttagattgtagccggttaatttatttaccggagtgtagcaacaccctcgaggatttatatacgaatatatatttccctgaatatcttgtgttccttgtttttatcgttccaaacattattactctcaagaacacgaaaccactaatcgagcactaaatattttatcagctaaagatttgaaagaatttttaatttagtgattaaaGTTCAGTATCTTCCGTCAGTTGTGTTAACATGTTTATATACTAATGGGCAGAATGGTTACAAAGTTCTTCTCAATCTTATCTTGGTTTCGAAGAAGAGATAATACTTGGTCTTTATAATTAAGTAGTTTGGAGTGTAGATACCTCAACCATGATATTTTGTTCCGGGTCACCTGTTATGCCTGAAAATTGTTTAAACTAGTAGCTTGCACATTAATTAAGACCGTGTTCTCTGcttttatatatattattgatgCAGGAGAACCAGTTCAGTCCTTATCCTGGTCATGGAGGTCGTCTAACAGATGTTGTGAAGTTACCAGGTAACGGTGAAGAGGTTCCTGATGTTCAGAAAAGGAAGGATGTGTTTAGACCATCCAACCTTGATGCAGAATCAGGATGTCGTGATCATTGGCGTGATGAAGAAAGAGATACCAATTCCTCTATCCGCAGGGATCATGGTAGAATATTAGATGGGGTTGCACAAGTGCCTTCTATTACGCAGGAAGAACCTGTGGAGCCATTGGCCTTCTGTGCACCGTCTTCTGAGGAACTAGTAAGCTTTCTAGTTAATGTGTTTTTCCTTGTTCAATCAGAAAATGCTGCATTATTTTGGGCAGTTTTCAGTCAATCAAATGTTTAAATTCTTGTTAGGTTGTTATTCATGGAATTGACAAGGGAGACATATTAAGCAGTAGTGTTCCTCAAGGCTCCAAAGATGGATCTGGTGGATACACACCTTCAAGGCGAACAAGGCTAGGTACTGCAAAGTTCTTGtgtctctctttctctctaaataaAGTTGATGTCATAATTCTGTTCAAGAGATTGTATTTAAAgttttttattttggttttaCTTTGAACAGGAAGCTAGAAAATATACCCACTGACACCGAAGGGAATGACATGTATAAAGGTAATTTCCAATATCATTCTGATGGCTTGCCCCATGAAAACTTGTGACTTTTTATAAACCAAATGCAAAATTCGATACCATAGAGGATCATCAAACATTGTGTGGTTTCAAGTTATATTCTGATGATATAGCAGTACAAATATGCTGTATACTTATATTATGCTGCCAAAATATCATGTGCTGGATAATATTGCTTTTGAGTACATATTTTGAATATCAGGTATTAAATGTCTTCATGAAATGATGGGTAGTATAATATCCTACAGTAATCTGATTTTTGGTTGCTAATTATATACTCTCCTGCATTAAGACTTTTGATAAGTGTTTTTTAGGCACTTGATATGCAGAAGTAAATTTAGTATTTGTGAATGTCATTCTATTCATTTTCAGTTAATGTTTTGATTCATTGTTTATGCAGATTTAAAAGAAGATGGCTCTGCTTTTTAGAGCAGTGATCAGGTCATTGCACACAAGGAATCAAGTTTGCAGGGAAATTCATCTGTTCTTCCTGGTTAGGCATGGAGATCATTATCAATGGGAGAACGGGGGCGTTTGGCCTCGCCTGATTTGAGAGATCTTCATTCTTATGGCCGGTTCAGATTTTGACTGGCAACAGTCGCAGAAGGACCTAACTAATGATTCAGGAAGTATACCTAAATGTAAATTTGGTGATGAGCCCATCATTAAAAGGCAATTGTCTGCAGTTTTGGACAGGGAGCAGGAACATCATAATCTTTCTCAGCCCCCACCTGAAGAATTGGTCCTCTTTTACAAAGATCCTTGCGGCGAAACACAAGGGCCTTTTTCTGGTGTTGATATTAGAATGAATTTTcttatgtatgtatatgttttttTGTTAACAGTAATTATATTACTAGCATTATTAATGACAATATCattttttttgattatttttgttttaaatgCTTCTTTTATCTATGGTTTATATCACTTTCCACTCATGAATCTATGGAATGAAAATGATGTCTAAAATGTTAAAACACATCGACTTGTGCAAGTGAAATCGATGTCAAAAGTAAAagtttatattaaaatatttaaaatgaaTCGATGtcttcactacaagaaaaaatgctaaattcgaccaaaaaaaacagtcatatttaactaaattcgacaGGCTAATTATGATCGGATGAATACAACCGCTTAAATTCGACCGCCCAAATTCGACCGAAGATGATCAAATTAAAATTTTCGCTTAAAATTTAAAAGTACCGCctaaaaaattaaattttcaaattaatttaaaAGGACCGTCAAAAAATTAAACTCTACCGTATATGGACAAAAAATGACCCTAAATTCGACTGCCTGCTGTCGAAAAAACAAACaccaatttttaaaaaatattgccGGAAACTACAAGATTCCGGTCATATTCAGGTTGCCCCATTTCGACCCAAAAAAACTACATGGGAGACGGAAGCAGCGAGTGGTTTGTTTATTTCTTAAATGCAGTCACACCATAAACCAAGAGAAGGTTCATTTGAGTTGAACAATGTATTTGCTATAATAAACGTAGTTCCAGCAATAGCACTGCTTGCCTATGGTTTCATCCACAAAGGCCTCTTTCCTGGTCTTTGTTACGGTGTTGTATGTATCTGACTTTTCTGTTTCCTCAATTTTAGAGACTCGGAATAATGGTGTTTGAGATGGCCTACATGTTTGTCTACGACGGTCGTATTCATAAACGGTTTCCTGTGTTAGCAAAGTTTCCACTGCCCACCTGGTTTGGTTCACACACTGTGTTAGCAACTATATATCACTATCCcttactctttattttacgagTTCGGACTGAGTTGACTCAGATGTAACATGATTGAGTTGTGGGGTAAGTGCAATGTGGATGAGATATTTGTCACAAGGAAAAATACGAGAAAAAGTAGATGTAAGCTGAGATTTGAGGTTTGAGAATGACTTAAGGTGTTGTGAGATAAATGAGGAATGAGTCCGAGAGGGTTTAACCACGAACTAATTTTGAGTCTGGTGAGTATAAAAGGGTTTACAGGTTTAAAATGAGCTAAAAAACAAATATCTCATCCAGGTTGAGAAAGAAGCAGGGGAGAGTGTTTGTCCGGAAAAGAGCAGAAATGGTGTAGTTTGTTGGTGGCAGGAGGTGGGGGGGTGGGGGATAAAGGGTAGGTTTCTTAAGCATTAAAAGGTTAGGTTCAAATTAAACCGTTGGATTGGATTTTTGTTGTTCAATTTGGAGCATTGGATCCAATTCACaaggattgatgacatggcagtAAATTTAATTGTGAttggttgaatttaggagtgtgAATTTATAAATGTAATTGAAATCTATTGAATTTACGGATCTTTTAATAACTTTTAAGTAATTACACAATTATTTATTTTGGAAAATATcaaataaaatcaaaaaaaatGTCACATAtacttttttattaattaaatttatacTTGTGATGAATGCatagttatatatataattgaattattaaaaaaataaataaattacaatcTCAAACTAATTCAAATCTATACTATAACCCTAAATCTATGACCCTTAAACAAGATATTAGTGCACTAAACCACTATTATAACAATTTAAGATGGGATTTTTTaattttacaaaatttaatttaaatattttattcatttaataaaaaaatatgactttggttgatttatttttataaattccaCCCACAAGAATGTGCAGTAGAATTTAGAATCAAGTTAAGTTATACATTGTTTCTTAAAATAATTAATGTCTAATGATTAAAATTTCTTAAAAAATTtcatttaaaatttattttataacaaTTTTTAAGAGATGTACGGTTAGATCGTTCAAGAACTATTCTGAATAGGAGGAACATTTTAGGATTAATATATCACCCCTAAATCACACGAAGAATAATTTTCGTTCAAGAATTCTGAATAGGGTGTGAAGAATAATTATCtttcaaaatttcatatcaaaataattgtatttggtttgtcattttatCGATCCAACGGTTCCATTGAAAAATGATGTTAAATAAGAACTTTGACATCGCTACATCAAGGAAAACCGATGTGATATATAACATATAACATAGTATCTTAGAAGAGAACTGATGTCTAAGTGCTTTTTAACATCGCTCCCACAGACCAACAACCGATGTACTATAGAATTTAAGACATCATTTTTTTAAGAATCTGATGTCTATCAGTTAAAAGTTCTTCCCTGTTATATATTTATAGTGCTTTTTAACCTCCTAAATACCATTTTTTTTACAATCtagttttaacatgttattaaaaaagggctaattatacatcagtttgctcagaaaaccgatgtctatgttaATCTTTAACATCGtctaaaaaccgatgttaaagacccctttctctacacatgcgaagacatcggtttgaaaaaaaaaagacatcggtttataaccgatgtctaaggccatttttctagtagtgctacttttaattattattgatttttaattagaatttatttTATTTCGTTTTAGAATCTTCTATTAATATATAAACAATCTTATGATCTAACATATAAATAATCTTTTATTGAACTTAACCCCTAAGAGTTTTTTCATTATCTTTCTTGTGAATTTAAGAAAACCCTTATGGATTCAAGGTTTGCCTTGTGGATTCAAGGTTTTAAAGAATTTCTCGTGTAAGAGTCCTTGCATGGATTAGCGCTTGCTTTTTCTACGCTTTCATGTTGCGTCAGTCATAATATGCATGTTAGACTCATAACCCTCCGGTAAAAACCTCCCCATCATCAATTGTTTCATCCTTCGTCATGTTCAAACGTGTTTCTTCATTTGTTTCTCCGTCTGTATAATAAGTTTATCCCGCCATATAAACCAACACTCTTTAACATGATAACTACCACCTTCACCTGCTTAATCTCAGGTACACCCATAATATCAAAAAAAATATCAATGTAACTATGCCTCTTTAAAAACTCCTCTACTCCCAAAGTCCCATAGAATAAAGCTATATTGGCCTTTgcaatataattattattattataccgATTAGCTGTATTTGCGTTCGATCCAGAATTCTCAACAACATAATATTTTTCGCCTCGAGGGACTAGATTCCTATCTTCTCTTTCACCTCTACGTTGCTTCTTCTTGTAATTCAATTTATCCGTCAATGTAGTCGTCCCGTTTGTCAAAGCATTGAGAGTCGCGGTAATTGCCGACATAACCTCTTCAAGATCTTATTTGATAACTGGTTTTCTCATATTGAATCAATTAACGAAAAGACAAGATAAGCCTTCCCTGATGCCAACTAACGCAGCACGGAAGCGGATAATAAGCAAGTGTTAATCCTCGTAAGGACTCTTACACGAGAAATCATTTAAAACCACCTTGAATCCACAAGGCCAACATTTAATTCACAAAGGTTTTTTTGAATACACAAGTAAGATAAAAAAGAAAAACTCTTAGATTTTAATTTCAATAAACGATTATTTATAtgttactccctctgtccctctcaattctttacattgggggCGGGGGCTCGACACGCACTTTAATGCTCTTATTAAATGTAGTTGTAtaaaaaaatttcaattttttttcttctaaataaaaatataatgttcaaacttttatacaaaaaaaagaaaaatttaaaaataaattacggaaatatatattatagttgtcttaaaatgcgtgtcaagtTCTGGCAAAAAAAATGTGTGTTAAGTATGCGAAAAAAACTGTAAAGAAATGAGAGGGATGGAGGTAGTACAtcataaaattatttatataggaATGAAAAATACTAAAACGAAATAAAAATTAATCCTAATTAAAAGCAAATAATATTTAAAAGTAGCGTGATCATACGGACTTGAGCATGAGCATGCAATATCTCTCATTTTGTCCTCGAATATTTTTCAGTTTTGTCATGTTCATGCAGATATTTTCAACAGTGTGACCATGTAGTCCTCGACGCGATCATATCTCTCGATCATATCTGTGTTCTTCTTGCATTGATCACACTCTCAAATAGGCACCGAAAATCCTCCTGCATCAAGTATTTGTCAAAAATAGGCTCCCTTCCCATGCTTGCATAAGAGTCTTTTTACAAAATGTTTGTTCAAACTGTAGCACATATATTTTTTAAGAACACACTCTGAATGTTCATGAATATATTACGAAAGTCATGCTATGCAGGTCAACTGGCGAAACAGGCAATATATGAAATTTTAatggaataataataataataataataataataataataataataataataataataataataataataataataataataaatgtAGATAGATGTAAAcatagaaagaaaagaagaagaagaagaagaagtagaATATGATTATCTTATACGTTGTAGGAAATAATATAATTGTCTTGCTTATTAGCCAATACCAATGACAAACATATGAAGTtgaaaattcaaaaataaaattcaaGGATTTTCGTAGGGCTGTTCACTAACCGAGCTGTTTGCGAACAAGCTCGGGTTCGGCTCGTTAAGAGCTtgttcggctcggctcgtttaaGAACTCGAGTTCGAGCTCGAACATAAAAATATGTTCGTTAAGCaaaacgagctcgagccgagttTAAGTATGTTCGACTCGAGCTCGGCTCGAACTCGACTCGAAATTGttcggctcgagttcggctcgtcAAAACTCGAAAAAAATCACATTTTCTGAATTTTTGTAATTATACTTACAGATCATAATTTAGATAGATACACATGGAGATGAAGAGAAACGTGAATAATGGTAGTTTacattcacaaccaaatcaaaaccAAAACAAATATCTTCTAACATATGTTTACAAGCTCTTCACTTCTTCATAAAACCCAGAATAAGCCGTACTTTGTTGATAAAATCTCGAATCATAAATCAcaattaattaaaattaaggaAGAGGTAAGTTACCTGCGGTGATTGCAGCTAACACCCATCTTAACAAACAATAGCTTGAAACTGGGATTTGGAATGGCAGGGACAGCAAGGGGTGGTGAGGTTGGGGGCTGTTGATTTTGATAAGATCTGTTTATGTTATCGAGGCAAGTAAAAATGGCAAAATAAGAACTAACAGATACAAGCTTAGTCTGATACATAACATGGTTGGGCTGAAATTAAATGCTTAGAAAATTGGTTTGGGCTTCAATTGGTTAGTTTGGGCCAACCAGGTTGCTTCCcttttttttatttgtaaacgAGCTGTTCGGCTCGGCTcgaactcggctcggctcgtatttgttcgcgaacaagctcgagttcggctcgttagttaacgagctcgagctcgaacacgtATTTTTGTTCGATAAAGAAGCTCGGCTCGGATCGGTTCgtcagaaaaaaaataaaagcTCGGCTCGTTTACGTCAAAACTCGGCTCAactcggttcgtgaacagccctAGATTTTCGCAATAAAAAGACAACACAAGTCATTTTCTTCATTAATTGCACTATTTCAAAAACAAAAAGATGCACTAGACTTTGATCAAAAATGTGACAGAACGTCTCTTCTGGAAAAGCTGTCTTCAGTTGTCGCATATGATAGCTTCCCTCCATGTTCCGCCAACTTTCCCTGAAGTTCCTGAGCTTAAAATTGACCCCAAGTCTTCCATTAACAATGAATGACTCTACAAAGCAAGTGGCCTACCCAGACATTGTACAATACTTAGAATGTTATAAGTAGTACGAGTCTCTTCTGTATTCAAAGTGAAGTACATAACAACTTCCAAAGCTCGGAAAATCACATTTCTCAAGACTAATATGAATTAAGGTCAGTAAGTAAGTTGAGAGAACTGCATTCCAGCTCCAAAAATAGCTTTTCAAAACGAGTTAACCCAAAGTCTACAAAGCAAGTGGCCTACCCAGACATTGTACAATAATCACGTATTTCTAAAAGAGTTATCAACTTATCAAATGTTACTTCAAGATAATTTTTCCCAAAGCATACGTAGTAGTAGATCAATCATAAGGATTATTAAGGACTAAATTGTTTGACAGAGTCACATTAGACACCAGTTGTAACTAACAATTATTGTTTGATGCCTACAAGACCTGTATTTTGAGTTCTCTTTAGGAGGGGCAACCAAGAAATTCAAGAACATGAATGACAGACCATTGATCATAGCTTATGTGCATAATGCTTTTAGAAAAAACTAAAAGTTCGTCGAAGGGCCTTGAAAAATCTTCTTAAGCTTTCTATTGGAAACAAAATAAATGATTCTGTGAATTTTATAATCGTCCTCCATTTCAAAGAACAAAGAGGAAGAGTATCACATTCAGAAGTTTCTAAGTAGATCCTACCAGTCCTTCCCAAACATTACTAGTCTACTGCCCAAACATTACGTAGAATTAAAATCCCACCAATAAAACAGTCATCTTAAGTCACCGCCCAGTACACAGTTGGGTCTTGCTCTGTCGGGAAAAAAGCCAAAAATGATACGCAGTACAATGAAGAATAATTGCTGGTATTGCCCCAAGCATACGCAGTAGTAGATCAATCATAAGGACAAAATTGTTTGACAGAGTCGCATTAGACACCAGCTGTAACTAACAATAATGGTTTGAAACCTACAAAACCTGTATTCTGAGTTCTCAACAAATGTTGGTGGTAATAACTTGTAATTTGTCATTTACTACTGTTCTCAAGAGGTCTCAGCATGGGTTTTGAACATGAATGGCATTTGTGGACATTCGACTCTGGGATTGCATTTGTTTTTATATATACAGTAGGTAGAATAAAATTGCACTGGGATTGATAAAAATAAGAGAATAAATTGAAAATTTTGGTCATAAATTTGCACTGAAACATAAACAAAAAAAAAGATCAACACCATAAAATTTAGAACACTTGATGGTCAATTATCTCTTTGTTCCTCTTCTGCTGGTGTCTGCTACATAATATGTAGCAAGAAAGAAGATCTAAGATTAAACTTGGCTCGTCTTTAACCCTAGTAAAGACACCTGCAGATTACTAACTTAAACATATAGTAAAGTTAGTTAGACGTAGTAGAGGTGTTCACTTGGTTgtttatttatgcagaattttAAAAGGGTTATTCGTCGTTTGATTCCAGAGTGTTCTATGCAGGAATTGTTATCATATACTATATTTATTGTAGCATAAGATTCAATTTTTAAAGTTACATAAATATCAAAAGATAATCTTTTTTAGATGCTATTTTGATCATGTAATTTCAACCCGATTAACGGAAATAAGAATGAGATTTTAATATAATACTCCGTCAGTCCCGATTTATCTGGTCAGTTTGATTTTTTGCGTAATTTAAGGTGTATTGACCGCGTAACTCCGTCGAttattaattttcaaatttttttgtgaattttttttaagatttgaattttcatttacaaaaaaaaaaattaaaaataatcaACGAAAATATTTGATCAATGCACCTTAAATTACGTGTAAAAGTCAAACGAAAAAATTAAATTAAGACGGGGGAGTAATACATCAGAACCTTATTCACGTTCCTGATAATGGGATTGAAATCTCACCATCCATAAAGAAATTTCATAtttcaataattttaataattattgtGAATTTTTATTACTGTTAAAGTTAACGGAACCCCAAAATGGTTCTTAAAAGAAATTATATCTGTAAACTAAAGTTAAGCAGAAGTTGACTTCAAGTCATCGGACTGGTCCAGTTGGCTATTTCTGAGTAGTAGACAATGGAACTGGTATATAATTGTTAAAATAGCAAGAGCAACAACACAAACAATTATAATATACATTATCATACACTTCATCATGACCACTTCTTTGTTTGGTCATCTTCTTCTGCTTCTTGTTATGTTGTACACTATATTATATAGTGTAGAATCTCAAAATAGTGGATCTATACCATCATATAGTGAACTGACGCCAACAGGAAACTCGTCTTGGTTGTCACCTTCAGGCTTATTTGCATTTGGATTCTATCCGGAAGGCGAAAATAGATACAGGATTGGAATTTTCCTTGCTGGACTTCCGTTTAACAAGACTGTAGTTTGGACTGGCGGCCGAGATTATGAATCTGTGTCCGACAATGCAACCTTGCGTTTAACTCCGGGGGGTCTCATCCTCGAACAAAACTGGGAGTTAAATGTTTTTGAGGTTGGTCATGATAAAATTCTCTCTGCTTCCATGCTGGACAGCGGAAACTTTGTGGCCTATGGTTATTATGATGACGTAATGGTGTGGCAGAGCTTTGACAACCCAACGGACACCATGTTACCAGGTCAGAAACTTATGAAGGAAAAAGAACTAGTTTCTAGCAAGTCGGAATTCGATCATTCCTCAGGAATATTCAGACTCAAAATGCAAAGTGATTTTAACCTTGTACTATACCCCAAGGGGAGTGCTGATACAGCCCAGAACGCGTACTGGGCCACTGACACTCATGGTGCAGATGCAGAAAATGTGACACTGAATCTTGATCCTGATGGGTCCCTTTATTTGCTTGATGAACCAGCAGAAAATGTGACACTGAATCTAGTGGTTGCCCCTTCCGAGGAACAGAGATTTTATCTCATGAGAATCGATTCTGATGGTATCCTTCGACTGTATTCCTTAAGTTTGGATGGAAAGGGCAACAGCTCATCAGTTGTATGGCAAGCTACAACTGACAGATGTGCACCCAAGGGATTATGTGGCCAATCCGGATACTGTAGTCTTGATGATAATTATGAACCTAAATGTGAATGTCCACCCGGATACAATTACATCTATCCTGGCAGACCGACTGCAGGCTGTGAGTTAAATTACACTACTGCTAGTTGTAATAACTCTGAGAGCAAGATCCGATACAGCATGAGTTCACTAAATAATACCTACTGGGACAATAATGCAGAGATGATTTATCACGAGGCAAAAGTCAAAGAAGATTGTGTACAAGCTTGTTTACAAGACTGTGAATGTGTAGTAGCATTTTTTAATGACGACGAGTGCAGTAGACAGAAAATTCCATTACAATATGGAAGAACTGATAGGTCTGATTCTAACATTGCCTACTTCAAGTTAACTCAGCCGCCGCCGCCTCCACCGCCGTCTCCGCCGCCGCCGCCGCCGCAGAGAAACCAAAATATCTATATTGCATCTCCACCAGACAAAAAGACAAATATCATTCCAGGTCTAACTACAGGTAATTGATCATTTCATAATAATAGATATATGAAATTATATTTTCAGATTGCTTTTGCATGATGCAACATGGTTTAATACTTAATATTAGTATATTAATATAAGATCCTCCTAAAAGCCTTATTGTGACACCTCGAGGTTTTACCCTTAACAGTTAAGAATATGATCACAAGCCTACAAACTTTATTTAATGAGATGTATTGTGTTTGTTTGTAGGAGTTGGAGCTGGCTTAGTTGTGATTGTTGCAGTTCTCGTGGTCTCATACTGGGGAGTCCGTCAGCACCGACAAAAGCAGCGCATAAAGCTTAAAGAAAGCTGTTTTAAGAAAAATGGTGGTATAATGCTGCAACAGTTACTATACAAATCTGATAGTTCTGCCGACAGAGCCAATATATATACAGAGGAACAGCTAAAGGAAGCTACAGATAATTACAATGAGAGCAATGTCATTGGTCAGGGAGGTTATGGCACAGTTTATAAGGGACTGATAAGTAATACACATGTTGCAATCAAACGGGCTAAAGTAGTTGATCGAAGCCAAATCGATCAGTTTGTAAATGAAGTGGTCATACTTTCACAGATAAATCATCCAAATGTTGTAAAGCTCTTAGGTTGTTGCTTGGAAACTCCCGTCCCTTCACTAGTCTATGAATATGTCACAAATAATACACTCTACTACCATATACATGATGAAGTCTGTGCCTCATCAGTGCCATGGGATATGCGCTTAAGAATAGCCATAGAAACAGCTGGAGCACTCGCACATATGCATTCAGCTCCTGTGCAGATCATACACAGGGATGTCAAGTCAGCTAACATACTTCTAGACGATGAATTCACTGCAAAAGTATCTGATTTTGGCATATCAAGGCTGTTTTCTCTTGAACAAACTCGTATAGCCACACTGGTTCAGGGGACTACTGGGTACATAGACCCTGAATACTTCCATTCCGGGATTTTAACACAGAAAAGTGATGTTTACAGCTTTGGAGTAGTCCTTGCAGAGCTTTtaactggagcaaaagttgtcTCATTCAGCAGAAAAGAGAAGGACAGAAACCTAAGTATGTATTTCTTGTCTGCATTGGATGATCGACTATACGCGATACTTGAACCCCGGGTGAGAAATGA
This window contains:
- the LOC141672536 gene encoding G-type lectin S-receptor-like serine/threonine-protein kinase LECRK3, with the protein product MTTSLFGHLLLLLVMLYTILYSVESQNSGSIPSYSELTPTGNSSWLSPSGLFAFGFYPEGENRYRIGIFLAGLPFNKTVVWTGGRDYESVSDNATLRLTPGGLILEQNWELNVFEVGHDKILSASMLDSGNFVAYGYYDDVMVWQSFDNPTDTMLPGQKLMKEKELVSSKSEFDHSSGIFRLKMQSDFNLVLYPKGSADTAQNAYWATDTHGADAENVTLNLDPDGSLYLLDEPAENVTLNLVVAPSEEQRFYLMRIDSDGILRLYSLSLDGKGNSSSVVWQATTDRCAPKGLCGQSGYCSLDDNYEPKCECPPGYNYIYPGRPTAGCELNYTTASCNNSESKIRYSMSSLNNTYWDNNAEMIYHEAKVKEDCVQACLQDCECVVAFFNDDECSRQKIPLQYGRTDRSDSNIAYFKLTQPPPPPPPSPPPPPPQRNQNIYIASPPDKKTNIIPGLTTGVGAGLVVIVAVLVVSYWGVRQHRQKQRIKLKESCFKKNGGIMLQQLLYKSDSSADRANIYTEEQLKEATDNYNESNVIGQGGYGTVYKGLISNTHVAIKRAKVVDRSQIDQFVNEVVILSQINHPNVVKLLGCCLETPVPSLVYEYVTNNTLYYHIHDEVCASSVPWDMRLRIAIETAGALAHMHSAPVQIIHRDVKSANILLDDEFTAKVSDFGISRLFSLEQTRIATLVQGTTGYIDPEYFHSGILTQKSDVYSFGVVLAELLTGAKVVSFSRKEKDRNLSMYFLSALDDRLYAILEPRVRNEGNAEQLRGVAELAKRCLRIEGANRPTMKEVEEELVQLRELRLRFTKYRRPRAIT